A window of Sorex araneus isolate mSorAra2 chromosome 3, mSorAra2.pri, whole genome shotgun sequence genomic DNA:
aggggtgggtagGGTAGAATTCCTTTTTGAGTGGGAggattattcccagcagtgctcagggaaccatgcagggGTTAGGATTAAATCTGGGGCTCTAGCATGGACCATGCTCCTGCACCATGGTCTAGccttttgagccatttccctggccctcaAATGAAGGTTTTCaagtaggttttttttgtttgtttgtttgtttgttttttgctttttgggtcacaccaggcgatgcacagggcttactcctggctctgcactcaggaattgctcaggagaccatatgggatgctgggaatcgaaccctggtaggccgcgtgcaaggcaaacgccctacccactgtgctattgctccaggccctcaagTAGTTTTTTTCCCTCGTTATAAGTACATCCTTTTAGAAATAACTGTTTTTTTTATCCTAAAGATAGTTAGCACAAAAAAAGACTATAGAAAcagaaaagtgaaacaaaactgtCACAAGTCCAAAATAAGCACTACTAATAGGtatattttcttttaggaaaaaattCACTTTCAACAATGTTATGTACCTACGTCTTACAAGACACAGTTCCTACCTTCAGAAAATTCCCAGTGTAGGGGGAAGAGAGGGATCTAAGCagactgagcacatactttgcatgctggaagcgCGGATCtgatcttgagcactgctgtaaGGGGCCCCCTATCTTTGTTCCATTTTATTGGGGGCTCGGGTGTTGATACATAAAGGAGTTTCTTAAAGAAGCCAAATAATGAATAAACTGATAGAACATTTTACATGGACCCAaggcctcagtgctcaggcccactGACCTTCTCCCCCAGAAATGGGAGGACTGGATTCCTCCTAAATTATTAAGAGACAGAGATGATAGGACTTGAGAATGCCGCTTCACTCTCAAATCAACTGAGTGAGCCTCAGGTCTCCCGAGGTTAAGGAAAGGGGTCTTCCGGGGGCAAATGGTATGTGGCATCCAGGAAAATGACCAGGGTCCCGACGCTTGTGAAGATGATGAAGATCCACAGGAAGAGGCGGTCCACTACCATGGCCACAAATTGCCAGTCCTCCTTCAGCTGTGGGTAGGCAGAGGGCACCGGTTCAGAACTTCCAGAGCCCTGTACCCACCCTGGTCCTCCTTTGGTGAGGATGAGTTTCAGAACAGACCCTATCTGAACCATGGCAAGGAATAGAATGTAAACAACGTCTGAAAGCAGAGGGTAGGGCCAATTAAAGCAAACTTCCAATTAGAAATAGAGTGCTATGAGTGGGACTTGAGTTTGCAGGTTCTTGGGTCCATCCTCATCGAACTTACCGCATCCTGATCCTCCTGTTCCTGAAGTTGTCTAGCGATGAAGCTGATTGAAGAGATGACTTCCCGCAGCTCAGGAGGTAGGCCTACAGCCCGGTTAGGGGTATCAATAAATGACCGCAGATCGGGGGCAGACAATTCAGGTTGGAACCTGAAAGAGGTTAGCTGTTTGGTTGCATCCTGGTACTTAAACACAAGCTATATCAGTGTTCTATACCCGATCCAGGGCCTCCCTCCATCACCCTGCCAGTTTTCAAAACCTAAGTGATCTTTTATGGTTCTCAGTACCAGTGACCTCTCCAATTTTCTGAAATTCCTTACATCCTTCTGAACATAGTTCCCACCTTTCTGCAAAGTGATCAGCAGAATAATTACAATGCCCATGATGCTCAAGAACAGCATCTTGCAGATTAGCTCGCTGGCCTGTGCACAGTATTCTGGGAATTGTagttccccctctccctctcagcATGATGAGGAATAAGTACTACCTATTGGGTTTCGTGAAGAGAAAATCATTTAGCGGCTTCCTTATGAAATATTCATCTGTACCCCGACCCCAGCCACTTCCTAGAGAATCCTTGAGAGCAGGAAGAGGTGGCTCTGTCATCTGGTCCCTCTCAGGTTTGGGCCTCTTCAGACCCAGGTACTGAGGAAGTTTTTGGATGAAGATCTAAAAAATAGAAGAGGCATGTTGGATAGGAGTCCAATGCTCTTCGACTTAAAAGCGAAGCAGTTAACACCCCCCACTCCTCACTCCCTTTGTACTAGCTGTATCTGTACAGAGCaatataaacaatgaaatacaATCCTTGTTATAAGAGCCCTTAAATGGGTGaatgggctagaaagatagtgcaggggttaaggtgcttgtcttgttaACAGGTTGGGAACAGGTTGACCCTGTTTCAGATCTCAAACAttgcatagggtccccccaatactaccaagagaaagccctgagcacagcctgatatggtgaaagcaaacaaaaataagtcaaCCTAACTGAAAACAGATCTCTGGGAACTTCTATATTGATATACCTAAGGCCCTGAGACTCATGATGGGCAGGACTGGTGATAGTATGGGGATCTAGGAAATTATTATGATGGGAAATAAACTTGTGCAAAATTTCAATACCCATCCGGTTCTGGTACTTCAATACTCTACCAGCAATTGTAGGTCTTCTTGAGGTGTGTGAAACAGAAGGTTGACATTGTCTGAAGGGAAGAACAATACCTGGACAAAAAGCCAACTACTAAGACAGAGTAATACAATTTGGAAATCTTACCTGATGAATCCAAAAGGGCATTTGGTGAGTGTGGGGTGAACGGTGATGCAGATTGAGCACTAAGACACTAAGGATGACTGAGAAGGTAACAAGGACCATAGTAAACATGAGGTACTTAATAATGATAGGGACAGACAGGGAGGTCTCAGGCACTTTGTCTGCCAGCAGCAACAGGAACACAGTCAGGGTCAGCAGGGCGAAGATGGAGAGGCCCATCTTCTCTCCTAAGGGGCCAGGAACAAAGGGAAAGGCAAAAGGGTTAGATTTTTACCAAAAGGCAACCTTAGTATTTGGTtctcctgggttcagttcccagtatcccatatggtccccagagcactgctaggagtaattcctgagctcggagccaggagtaactcctgatacTGCCCGTTGTCTTCcctattttataaatgataacTCCATCTTTCTTGTTGTCTTAGGCCAAAGTCCCTTGAGTTATTCTCAGCAGCCACTCTCTCTTTCATGTCATATTCAATCCATAGCAAATTGTACGGactctattttcaaaatatatttgaatcttGTGACTTAATACATTAACCACTGTCACGCTGGTCTAAACCACCATTAACTCAGGTCTAATTTATAAAGAATCTatttcagagctggagcaatagtacatgggtagggtgcttgccttgcatatggccaagctaggtttgatctccggtatttcaagcaccaccagaagtgattcctgagtgcagagccagtagtaagccctgaatatttctgggtgtagttccaaaacaaacaaaaaatgtaaagcatggactgaaacaatagtactgtgggtagggcactcttcttgcacatagccaaccagggtttgatccctggcaccacataatgatCTGCCAAGCCTGCCAAAAGGGATCGCTGGTGCAGAGCCaagttaaaccctgagcactgtccagtgtggcccaaaatccaataaactaattaattaattaaaatgtaaagcaggagaatggagagagagtacagtgaataggtgcctgccttgtatgcagtcaacccaggttcaatccccatcaccccatatggtccaccaagtcctctaagagcgattcctgagtgcagaaccaagagtaggaATAAGCACGGAACACAAGATAGatgtggccccctccccctcaaaaaatgtAAAGCAGGGAACTCGAAAGATAATACAAGGAGTAAGGAGCTTATCTTGCATAAGGTGGACtgaggttcaatctccagcaacctatgtgatcccctgagcccctccagaaatgatccctgagcacagagccaggagtatgccctgaacactgctgggtatggtccaaaaatagcactgtagcactatagcactgtcatcctgttcaacaatttgctcacaatttgtgagacttgttactggttttggcacattgaatataccacgagtagcttgccaggctctgccatgcgggtgggatactctcggtagcttgccaggctctccgagagagatggaagaattgaacccagattggccgggtgcaaggcagatgccctgcctgctgtgctattgctcttttACACCAGATTTCTCAACCAGGGTGAAATCACGTGAATAGGGAGATCACAGCACAAGACTGGGTAGCCAACCagtaggatgggggtgggggtggaagtggGGGTAGGTGTGtagcacaggaagaaaacaagtttGGAGTGTTTCATCTCTTCAtttcctgtttttctctcttatttcattcaattaaattagttatttctttttggttttggtttttgggtcacacctggaggtgctcagggcttactcctggctatgcgctcagggatcactcctcacaggcttggggaactgtatgtggtgcaggaaatctaacccaggtcagttgcaggcagggcaagcacctacctCTCAGGCCCTACCTTGACCATTTCTTACATATACAAGGCACAGTCCCTCTGGGTTTTTGCATTTACTGTTTTGTTGTCGTCCCAAGGATGAACCCTAGATTTGACCTTCACAGTAGGAAGTGAGGCATGGTCTAACAACTGACCCACATTCCCAGCCCtgcatatctctttattcttcctGGTACATTTTGCCCCTAGATATCTGCCACGGttattcttactttttctttcttgctcaaatattgaccaggggctggagagaaaactcAAAGGGCTTTGAGCACAGCTTTGAGTGCAGGCTTTAATCCcaggctgctcaggggaccatgtggggttccagggatggaatcttGAACCCAAGTCtggcaaacactctatctgccatactattgctcaggcccctgataggattttttttttttaatttcttttgggatcacacctggtgattacTTCGGTCCCTCCCTGATAgtagttttaaaggaaaaaactgataaggaggaaaattaattcagaaaatgGAATGGGAGGGTGAGAATGGTGGAAGGGGTTACAATTTACAaacagggtgggggtgctggagcgatagtacagcaagcagggtgcttgtcttgcatgcagcagaactTGGtttgaggttcaatccctggcagctcatatggtcctttgagcaccaccaggagtaatcccctgaggtcagagccaggagttaagtccttgcaggctcaggagaccatatggggagctggggatcaaacctcagttggcAACCTGCAAAGTAAGCATTCCACCAGCTGTACTACCTTTCCGGCCCCATGAAggattttttgtgggtttttttttttttttttttgctttttgggtcacacccagcaatgcacaagggtcactcctggctcatgcactcaggaatcaccccggcggtgctcaggggaccatatgggatgctgggatttgaacccgggtcagccgcgtgcaaggcaaagccctacccgctgtgctatcactccagcccccccatgaaGGATTTTTTTAGAGGTGTATAAGATGgtggattttattttcattattgggAGGAGGGTTGGAAGgctgggtcatacctagtgattctcagggcttactcttcgctCTGTGGAAATCAACTCTCTGTTACACTGATTGATACTAACTGGGTTTGGAATAGCAATTTAGTATTTGCGTATGTTagccaaataatttaaaatctcagTCAGGGTGGCAAGAGAATATGTATAGGAGTTAAGGAGTTAAGTTGCTTTTGGATGGGGTTGACCCCtgtcaatccctagcaccaggTACCCAGAGTACCCAGAGTACCCAGGTaccctgagtacccctgggagTGACACATCTACTTCAGcaagagctgggaatagcctccaggcaccacccagtgtggctcaaaaacaaaacaaaaactgtccTTAGCCTCTTATTCTCCTCTATAACAAGTCCATATTAATCTCACAGTAGTTCAGGGACTCAAAGGTATCTGTAAAGTGAAGAAAGAAGTACGTAATTAAAAGGGGAATTAGAAAGGCAGAGTTGTTTACGTTCAGGAGTTTGTTGTTCAGAAGACCAGAGGTGCCAAAGATGAGAGAGTAGAATTCTTTTTTTCGGTGGCGGGAGGCAGGCCACACTTGAGAtgtcagggcctactcctgactgtgtgtataaggatcactcctggaggtactcggggggaacatatacagtgccaggaatccagtTGGATCAGCAgaaggcaaagcaaatgctttaacccttgtactattcctctggcctgTAAGAAGCTAGGAATCTAAAGAGAAGAGTTCTGAAATTAAAAGgtgaagagagggaaaagaaaagtagGTAACCAGGAGAGGCAGAACCAGAGATAAGAGGGAAAACTTGTATCTAGATGGAAAGACGGGGTTAAAgggaaaacatttcttttctcttttttttcttttcttctctctctcttttgtttttgttttgggggcatacccagtaatattcagaggaccatatggatgccagtgatcaaattccggttcgtgtgcaaggcaaatgtcctacccgctatatCCTGCTCTGGTCCTGAAAACATGTTATCTGAAACACATTGCTTAAGCACAATAGCTTTGGTTAGCAGGAAAACCTTGTCTGGattaaagaagaggaagaatgaagatgaggtgggggtggaaaGAAGACTTCTCCCCTTACCTGCATCTGGTGGCAGGTAGAAGACAATGATGGCCAGGAGCGTGATGAGGATGCATGGGGCAATGACATTGACGAGGTAGAAGAGAGGCTTCCGGCGAATAATGAGGTAGAAGATGACTTCTTGATGCTTGCCTTTGCCCCCTCCCCTGGGATCCACCAGATGCTGGATTAGCCGAGAAGGTTTGTGGATAATCTCCCATTGGCCATTTTCTGTAAATAAAAGGGGAAAGCAAAAGGAGAGGACACAGACGTGGAACCTATCCTTGTGGTGCAAGAATGacttgttctggggctggagcaatagcacagtgggtagggcgtttgccttgcatgcggctgacccgagtttgattcccagcatcccatatggtcccctgagcactgccaggggtaattcctgagtgaagagccaggagtaacccctgtgcatcgccggtgtgacccaaaaacaaaacaaaaaaaagaatgacttgttctggggctggagcgatagcacagtgggtagggcatttgccttgcactcgaccaacctgggttcaaatcccagcatcccatatggtcccctgagcaccgccaggagtaattcctgagtttagagccaggaataacccctgtgcattgccgggtgtgacccaaaaagcaagaaaaaaaaaaaagcttgttctGTCGCATCCTAGAATAGGGAGGACTGATGTGATAAGAAACTGTGGACAGTAGGCTATAAATCTATCTCTAATAAACTTGAATACACCTCAATTTCCGTATCTAATAAAAACAGTCATACCTAGCTTGCTGACACCATAGGTTGTATTTGATATATCAGTCTGTTAGGAGAgaggttagggggctggagcgagagcacagaggatacagcttttgccttgcacgcggccgaccccgggttcaattcccagcatcccatatggccccctgaacactgccaggagtaattcctgagtgaatgagccagaagtaactcctgtgcattgctgggtatgacccaaaaagaaaaaaaaaaaaaaggagagagggagagaggttaGGAGGGATGGTTATGAGAGCCTTGCCTACTCACCAATGAAGGTACCTTCATGAAGGTGTATTTCCTGCTGCTCTTGCCCATCAGGACCAAAGCCAGTCTGCAGGCTGATTTCTGAACTATCATAGCTGTAGGAGCTGAACACCATGGTACAGTTCTGCCAGTCGAAGGGGAAGTAGGTGACCTGCATGGATAGGGAAATCACTGGAGCTGCCAGACAACTGGCCAGGCCTGGAGAGTTTGGCAGTTATTGGGAAGGTCACATAGCAGACAGGAATCAGAGGAAACGGGGACACCAGGGAGTTAGGGATCAGCAAAAGAAAGGTTACAGGGATAGAGGAATAGGAAGAGTAGGGGAGGCTAAAAATgttaaaaggttaaaaaatgaAGAGGAACCATTGAGGAGGGTTGCAAAAAAAGCGTACAGAGGAGATGGAACTCCAGGAAAAATTAGAAGGGCAAAAGAGATGTGAGAGTAATGAGCTAAGAGAGGTGGGATGGGAAGCCTGAGTCAGGTTGTCAGAGGAAAAAGGAAGTTTCTAAGAGAGCCATTAGTTTCCTAGGAGACGGTAGGAGACCTGGATGCTGCAGCTGCTGCGGTAGACGCCTGGGGGCTGCCAGCGCACGGACCCATCAGGGGACACCACGACGTTAATGTCCAGAGCAACGTCAAAATTGCCGTCATTGCTGCAGGAAAAGAATCTTCGCTCATCTGGGACCAGGCGCGGTCCTGGAGGCCCCGCCCTACATGAGTCCCCGCCTCACATGAGTCCCCGCCTCATTCCCGGGTTTTGAGAAAATCCTACTTGTTTAGGAGCACGATGTCTGGAAGCCACACGGCACTGGCTGGAAGGCGGAGTGAATCAATACCCTCGTGTTGCGCAGGGTCCCAGCTAAGTCTGTAGTCTTTCCACTCCTAGGGAAGCAGAGACCGAGGAGCCGTCTGGGAGGAGGATATTTGAGAAGGGATAGCAAGGGGGAAGCAGTACagtcgggtgtgtgtgtgtaggtctgGGGGTGTTTCTCATTCCGGTTTCACCCGCACTAGCTGGGATCTCGTAAACTAAATTCCTCTTCCCTCTTTATggtacccattttttttttaatgtctaaaataaaattgcgTTAGCTGTTGTCTAAAACAGTGTTTTCAAATTGCCATCTGAATCAAATTTGAGACCTCAAATCAgtgttaaaacatattttaagcactgccgggtgtggccccagaaccaaaaaaacaaaacattttaaaggccAGAGagcagccacacctggctgtactcagtaGTTACTACTGGctactggctctgtgatcagagatcactgctgacagtgctcggggaaccatgtgtgcTGCCACGATTGAACTCGGGTtagctacccactgtactattgctccagctcaaaaaaaaaaaaagaaagaatttttttttttaaatggggacctggagagataatacaggggtcatGGCACTTGACCTGTGCACTTGTCATGTGGCAGATCCCCCACTCTGGAGCAACGCCCTCCAAGCACAGGACCTGGAGTAGTCACCAAGCATTGTCCAGAGTGGCCCAAAACTctctcccaaataaaaaaaaataaaaattttattttattcaagtatAGGGCTGGAGAGCCTTGCCGCTGAGTAGGAGGAGTCAGAGAGAACACAGAGATGCATGAAGTTCAATTCCGTTAGTAGAAATGTTAATTGCTTTCCGAAGCTTCTattcagttgtttttgttttattgtttggttggtttgggggttgtttgtatgttttgttttgggggccaaacccagcagtgcttattCCTTCTTCCTGACTCTAGCCCAAGGGACTGAAATGGGGTCCCGGGATTGAaactgggtaggccgcgtgcaaggcaagcgccctaacttactgtactatcgctccagcccccgtttctGTTTTAAAGACTATTTTCTGAGGTCTCGATGCAAAAAAAATAGTCTTACTGCGCAAGACATTCAAGAAACTTGTCGGAAAGGGGCAGCAGATCGCCTTCCACCCCCGCGGGGTCTCCGTACCAGATCTAAGTACACCTTTGTGCTCATCTCCTCATCTTTCTCGTTCtaaaagggaaaaatttaaaGGGTAAAGATGATGTGAGTGGAGAGAAATAAGCGGGCTGGACAGTCTATTGCTCTCTAGAAAAAAACATACTTTGACAGCCACCCTCTTAGGTCCAAGCCCCGCCCCCTCGAAGTTATCTTTATTTAAGCACCGCCTCCATTTCAGAAACTTTCAAGTAGACTTTACTAAATTGAAGATTCAAACCACCAGTCTCGCCTCTGTACGATCTTCCCCTAATTCTACCCGGAACCTTTTGCACAATTCGTGATTCACCCAACCCTGAATCTCTGCCGGACGTAGTTTACTGACCCGCTCAGCGACCAAGCTCCGCCCACCCCCTGACCGGGCCTTTAATGCCCTTCTATTCAAGTCCATCTGCAAAAGCTCTACTTTAGGCTCCGCCCACAGACCTTCGGCACCCTATCTGATTTTTCT
This region includes:
- the CHRNB1 gene encoding acetylcholine receptor subunit beta: MTPGVLLLLLGALGVPLAQGIIGPEAEGRLRENLFSGYDSSVRPAREVGDRVGVSIGLSLSQLISLNEKDEEMSTKVYLDLEWKDYRLSWDPAQHEGIDSLRLPASAVWLPDIVLLNNNDGNFDVALDINVVVSPDGSVRWQPPGVYRSSCSIQVTYFPFDWQNCTMVFSSYSYDSSEISLQTGFGPDGQEQQEIHLHEGTFIENGQWEIIHKPSRLIQHLVDPRGGGKGKHQEVIFYLIIRRKPLFYLVNVIAPCILITLLAIIVFYLPPDAGEKMGLSIFALLTLTVFLLLLADKVPETSLSVPIIIKYLMFTMVLVTFSVILSVLVLNLHHRSPHTHQMPFWIHQIFIQKLPQYLGLKRPKPERDQMTEPPLPALKDSLGSGWGRGTDEYFIRKPLNDFLFTKPNRFQPELSAPDLRSFIDTPNRAVGLPPELREVISSISFIARQLQEQEDQDALKEDWQFVAMVVDRLFLWIFIIFTSVGTLVIFLDATYHLPPEDPFP